In Alistipes ihumii AP11, a genomic segment contains:
- a CDS encoding type II toxin-antitoxin system ParD family antitoxin: MRRNTSVSLGSYFEAFVENKITQGRYKNASEVIRAGLRLLEEEEHRIAVLKNAIQEGLDSGVAVDFDPTEHLASLKAARNNG, translated from the coding sequence ATGAGAAGAAATACATCGGTCTCTCTGGGAAGCTACTTCGAGGCTTTCGTAGAGAACAAGATCACACAGGGACGGTACAAAAACGCCAGCGAGGTGATTCGGGCGGGTTTGCGGTTGTTGGAGGAAGAAGAGCATCGGATCGCCGTATTGAAAAATGCGATTCAGGAGGGTTTGGACAGCGGCGTGGCGGTGGATTTCGATCCGACGGAGCATCTGGCATCCTTAAAGGCGGCACGGAACAATGGCTGA
- a CDS encoding type II toxin-antitoxin system RelE/ParE family toxin yields the protein MAEYRFTRKAVEDLSDIWHYTLETWSQKQADRYYRMLIECCRNIAEHPLAGRHYAEMAEGVYGLRAGKHIVFYRIAAPNEIEVIRILHGSMDLKTRVGE from the coding sequence ATGGCTGAGTATCGTTTTACCCGTAAGGCCGTAGAGGATTTATCGGACATTTGGCATTATACGCTCGAAACATGGTCGCAGAAGCAGGCCGACCGTTATTACCGCATGTTGATCGAATGTTGTCGGAATATTGCGGAGCATCCTTTGGCAGGACGGCATTACGCCGAGATGGCCGAGGGAGTGTACGGATTGCGGGCGGGTAAACACATCGTCTTTTACAGGATCGCCGCTCCGAATGAAATCGAAGTAATCCGAATCTTGCACGGCAGTATGGATTTGAAAACCCGAGTCGGAGAATAG